One region of Leptolyngbyaceae cyanobacterium genomic DNA includes:
- a CDS encoding RNA-guided endonuclease TnpB family protein — protein MSKRLLSQSNFNAFFSCHISRNVVKFKDSVKTCFVLMLNVLKVRIYPNKKQEIALAKSFGCSRFVWNYYLNKTNNQYQETGKRMSYCDMARDLTQLKKLPDTDDLITNKQGKISAIDLGLNSLVTVFDGEKCYKVDPIKLTKKYAKRLKRRQQALSRKIKGSLNSKKQVKRVAKVHEKIANTRLDFLHQLSRRLVDKNQVIVAENLCVKGLARTKLAKSLLDAGLGMLLNFIGYKLNREGGKLIKVDRFFPSTKLCNCCKFKNDSLNLSIREWVCPSCQTHHDRDENAAKNVREEGLRILSTNTVGHNVFQACGEDVRLVGTFTKKRFSVKQESPVTAPA, from the coding sequence TTGTCCAAACGCTTGCTCAGTCAGTCTAATTTTAATGCTTTTTTCTCTTGTCATATCAGTAGAAATGTAGTAAAGTTTAAAGATAGTGTAAAAACTTGCTTTGTACTGATGTTAAACGTTTTGAAGGTAAGAATTTATCCAAACAAAAAACAGGAAATAGCTCTAGCCAAAAGCTTTGGTTGCTCCCGTTTTGTGTGGAATTATTACCTAAATAAAACTAACAATCAGTATCAAGAAACGGGGAAGAGAATGAGTTATTGCGATATGGCTCGCGACCTTACCCAACTTAAAAAACTCCCTGATACTGATGATTTAATAACCAATAAGCAAGGGAAGATATCAGCAATCGATCTTGGGTTAAACAGTTTAGTAACTGTGTTTGATGGGGAAAAATGTTATAAAGTAGACCCAATCAAACTTACCAAAAAATACGCTAAACGATTGAAACGCAGGCAACAAGCTTTATCTAGAAAGATAAAAGGCTCCTTAAATAGCAAAAAGCAGGTGAAAAGAGTAGCTAAAGTCCATGAAAAGATAGCTAATACTAGACTTGATTTCCTTCACCAACTCTCAAGAAGGCTAGTTGACAAAAACCAAGTCATTGTAGCAGAAAACCTTTGTGTTAAAGGATTAGCACGAACCAAATTAGCCAAATCATTATTAGATGCTGGTTTGGGAATGTTGCTGAATTTTATAGGCTACAAGCTGAATAGAGAGGGAGGAAAACTTATTAAGGTTGACAGATTTTTCCCCAGTACAAAGCTTTGTAATTGCTGCAAATTTAAGAATGATTCATTAAATCTAAGCATTCGTGAATGGGTTTGTCCAAGTTGTCAAACTCACCATGATAGAGATGAAAATGCCGCAAAAAACGTAAGGGAAGAAGGGTTAAGAATACTGTCAACAAATACGGTAGGACATAACGTATTTCAAGCTTGTGGAGAGGATGTAAGACTTGTTGGTACTTTTACCAAAAAGCGTTTTTCTGTGAAACAAGAATCCCCGGTCACAGCGCCAGCTTGA
- a CDS encoding phosphoserine transaminase, whose protein sequence is MSDQLTNPTTKPSIPHFSSGPCAKPPGWSAANLQSACVGRSHRSEDGKVRIAEVIERSKQILGVPADYRLGIVPASDTGAVEMALWSLLGQRPVDILAWESFGQEWVKDVVDELKLPDLRLMKAPYGSLPDLSQVDFSHDVVFLWNGTTSGVRVPNGDWIDDNRQGLTICDATSAVFAMDIPWQKIDVLTYSWQKVLGGEAQHGVIVLSPRAVERLETYEPAWPIPKIFRLSQKGKLIEGIFKGDTINTPSMLCVEDALYGLKWAESVGGLSGLIGRSEANLNTIAKWVAQSNWADFLAEKPETRSCTSICLKIVDTAFTSLSPEDQAKFAKKLAKLLEKQQVAYDIAPYRAAPPGLRIWGGATVETSDIEALLPWLDWAYATVKSELVPA, encoded by the coding sequence ATGTCAGATCAATTAACTAACCCAACAACTAAACCTAGCATTCCTCATTTCTCCTCTGGGCCTTGTGCAAAACCTCCAGGCTGGTCTGCAGCTAATCTTCAAAGTGCTTGTGTAGGTCGTTCCCATCGTTCTGAAGATGGTAAAGTGAGAATAGCAGAAGTTATAGAGCGCTCTAAGCAAATTTTAGGCGTTCCGGCTGATTATCGTTTAGGCATCGTTCCCGCTTCCGATACCGGTGCCGTCGAGATGGCATTGTGGTCGCTACTCGGACAAAGACCCGTGGATATCCTGGCATGGGAAAGTTTTGGCCAGGAATGGGTAAAAGATGTAGTAGATGAATTAAAGTTACCCGACCTTCGCTTGATGAAAGCGCCTTATGGCAGTTTGCCGGATTTAAGTCAAGTGGATTTCAGTCATGATGTAGTGTTTTTGTGGAACGGAACGACTTCCGGCGTGAGAGTTCCCAACGGTGATTGGATAGACGACAATCGTCAAGGACTGACGATTTGCGATGCGACTTCGGCTGTTTTTGCAATGGATATTCCCTGGCAGAAAATAGATGTGCTGACTTACTCTTGGCAAAAAGTGTTGGGTGGGGAAGCACAACATGGAGTCATCGTGCTTTCTCCTCGTGCTGTTGAAAGACTGGAAACCTATGAACCAGCTTGGCCCATCCCCAAAATCTTTCGCTTATCTCAAAAAGGTAAGTTGATCGAGGGTATTTTTAAAGGGGATACGATCAATACGCCATCGATGTTGTGCGTGGAAGATGCGCTGTATGGATTGAAGTGGGCGGAAAGTGTGGGCGGACTATCTGGTTTAATTGGTCGTAGTGAGGCTAATCTAAATACGATCGCAAAATGGGTAGCACAAAGCAATTGGGCAGATTTCTTGGCCGAAAAACCAGAAACTCGCTCTTGTACCTCGATTTGCTTGAAAATCGTCGATACTGCCTTTACCAGCCTCTCTCCCGAAGACCAAGCCAAATTTGCCAAGAAATTAGCTAAACTGCTGGAGAAACAGCAAGTCGCTTATGATATTGCACCTTATCGCGCTGCACCTCCGGGATTGCGAATTTGGGGAGGTGCAACGGTAGAAACTTCTGATATAGAAGCGCTACTTCCTTGGCTGGATTGGGCATACGCTACTGTAAAAAGCGAGCTTGTGCCTGCATAA
- a CDS encoding filamentous hemagglutinin N-terminal domain-containing protein — MKTYLVSSSILGIASLFCLFPIVTTAQIVPDGTLPVNSIVTPQGNINLIEGGTKAGSNLFHSFQEFSIPTGSEAFFNNAVDINNIFTRVTGSSISNIDGLIKANGTANLFFLNPNGIVFGANAQLNIGGSFLASTASGIRFADGTEFNTTPNQNTSLLTINVPVGLQYSTNPGSLTVQGQGLPLPRPVDGETIAQQAARNIQLQQEWLNSPVGLGVQPGRTLALVGGNMALEGGILKAPSGRIEIGSVADAGVVSLNLTEQGWALGYANIPAFGNVQLSQLATMIASGEGGGDIQVQGGRVALSGESRILADTLGSQNGGTVSIQALALSLVEGSRITASTINQGTGGNLIVKALEFVELIGTSVDTGYPSGLEAETFVSGAAGSLTINTGRLVVRDGASVSTYTGGTGQGGNLFVNATEAVEVSGTKPKGNPGGLFSRAFGIGKAGDLTIQTRKLSLENGAEISTYGGNLLVQATDSVEVLGTGPIGFPQSTLSTKVLNGEEGLRVTGGNLIIETGKLSIRDGGEVSTSIDGQADAGNLLIRATELVEVVGEGPDFFLGGLSSNISSDVGSDAVGKGGNIIINTPMLSIRNGGQVSAQLYGKGQGGDIQVKADFVEIVEASRVITFGDFRIRSSSEISTSVLSDGDGQGGSIEIDTNILRLSDGGRLGSGILGKGNAGSIQVRANERMEVVGVAKDDGLPSMVEAVVSGQTTNAQGGRINIETPMLSIRDGGLVAAATNGLGNAGSIEIRAKDAVELIGGSIDNVTGLTTSVFPSAKGEGGSLTLETERLTMTGYSTISAGTTGDGNAGNILVRANVVELSGDSRIEASSFLLEEVPGLMEEVPRIGNGGTIRIETGRLQLNDDSSIAAFTYSSASGGSITVDASKSVQLSGNTRLTTSALAAGDARDLTVKTGELIVRDGAGISASTSGTGNAGNLTIIADLVELAGIRVREDGEVFPSRLNALSEGDGAAGSLRINTGRLIVRDGAGVSASNTGLGKAGNLNVTADSIVLDNNGKLDATTAAGNQGNINIDSQSLILRRGSQINTNATDTATGGNININTNTLAALDNSDISANSVNAQGGTVIINSQAIFGAQVRTRDELIRLLETDVPALLAPSRLPSSDITATGKDASLSGTVAVNTPDINPGAGLVELSENLVDATALVTSSCRARGNEQSRFTVTGRGGLPPTPDETISDEATWMDLRPIAISQSTQPNRSSTSSLPSSPHTRQTPEIVEAQGWTVNEKGQITLVAQASRVTAFATGLGTHQC, encoded by the coding sequence ATGAAAACCTACCTCGTTTCCAGTTCCATACTAGGGATTGCTTCACTCTTTTGCTTATTTCCCATTGTTACGACAGCCCAAATCGTTCCCGATGGCACGTTGCCCGTGAATTCGATCGTCACCCCACAAGGAAATATTAATTTAATTGAGGGAGGAACAAAAGCAGGGAGCAATCTATTTCATAGCTTTCAAGAATTTTCCATTCCCACTGGTAGCGAAGCTTTCTTCAACAATGCAGTAGATATAAACAATATTTTTACTAGGGTAACTGGTAGTTCGATTTCTAATATTGATGGATTAATTAAAGCCAACGGCACGGCAAATTTGTTTTTTCTGAATCCCAATGGGATTGTTTTTGGTGCCAATGCACAATTGAATATCGGTGGTTCGTTTTTAGCGAGTACCGCTAGTGGAATTAGGTTTGCTGATGGTACAGAGTTTAATACAACACCAAATCAAAATACATCTTTACTGACAATTAACGTTCCGGTTGGCTTGCAATATTCAACTAATCCCGGAAGTCTTACCGTACAAGGACAAGGGCTGCCTTTACCTAGACCTGTAGATGGGGAAACCATAGCCCAACAAGCAGCTAGAAACATTCAATTACAACAAGAATGGCTCAACAGCCCCGTAGGTTTAGGAGTACAGCCAGGAAGAACCCTCGCCTTAGTAGGTGGTAACATGGCTTTAGAAGGCGGCATATTGAAAGCACCATCTGGACGGATTGAAATAGGTAGCGTTGCTGATGCTGGTGTAGTCAGTCTAAACCTTACTGAGCAAGGCTGGGCATTAGGATATGCAAATATTCCCGCTTTTGGCAATGTTCAACTTTCTCAACTAGCAACAATGATTGCCAGCGGTGAAGGTGGGGGCGATATTCAAGTCCAAGGAGGACGAGTAGCCCTGAGTGGTGAATCAAGAATATTGGCAGATACATTGGGCAGTCAAAATGGTGGGACTGTATCCATTCAAGCTCTTGCTTTAAGTCTTGTCGAAGGTTCGAGAATCACAGCCAGTACTATCAATCAAGGCACAGGGGGTAATCTGATAGTCAAGGCGTTAGAGTTTGTAGAACTGATTGGCACTTCGGTAGATACTGGATATCCTAGTGGCTTAGAAGCAGAAACTTTTGTCAGTGGTGCAGCAGGAAGCTTGACCATTAACACCGGACGGTTAGTTGTGAGAGATGGAGCATCAGTTTCAACTTACACTGGTGGCACGGGTCAAGGCGGCAATTTGTTTGTCAATGCAACTGAAGCAGTAGAAGTAAGTGGAACCAAACCAAAAGGCAATCCAGGGGGATTGTTCAGTCGAGCATTCGGTATTGGAAAAGCAGGAGATTTAACGATTCAAACTAGGAAATTGAGCCTTGAGAACGGAGCAGAAATATCCACATACGGAGGAAATTTACTAGTACAGGCTACAGACTCCGTAGAAGTATTAGGTACAGGCCCTATAGGGTTCCCGCAGTCAACACTATCCACTAAAGTCCTTAACGGAGAAGAAGGCTTGAGGGTAACAGGAGGCAATTTAATAATTGAGACAGGGAAGTTGAGCATCCGCGATGGAGGCGAAGTTTCTACGTCAATAGATGGTCAAGCAGATGCAGGCAATCTCTTAATTCGGGCTACCGAGCTAGTAGAAGTAGTGGGTGAAGGGCCTGATTTTTTTCTAGGTGGACTTTCTAGCAACATCAGTTCGGATGTTGGCTCCGATGCGGTTGGTAAGGGAGGCAATATTATTATTAACACTCCGATGTTAAGTATTCGGAATGGGGGACAAGTCTCCGCTCAGTTATATGGTAAAGGCCAAGGCGGAGATATTCAGGTAAAAGCAGATTTTGTAGAAATTGTAGAAGCCAGCCGGGTTATTACCTTTGGAGACTTCCGAATAAGGTCATCTAGTGAAATTTCTACAAGTGTGTTGAGCGATGGGGATGGACAAGGTGGGTCAATAGAAATTGACACCAACATACTCAGACTAAGTGATGGTGGAAGACTAGGCAGTGGAATATTGGGAAAAGGAAATGCTGGCAGTATTCAAGTACGAGCCAATGAGCGTATGGAAGTTGTTGGAGTTGCCAAAGACGATGGTCTGCCCAGTATGGTTGAGGCAGTTGTATCAGGCCAAACCACTAATGCACAAGGCGGCAGGATAAATATCGAAACTCCGATGTTAAGCATTCGCGATGGAGGGTTGGTGGCTGCTGCTACGAATGGTTTGGGTAATGCTGGCAGTATTGAGATTCGAGCAAAAGATGCGGTTGAACTGATTGGAGGTTCAATTGACAATGTAACTGGTTTAACTACATCAGTTTTTCCTAGCGCCAAGGGCGAGGGTGGCAGTCTAACTTTAGAAACCGAACGCTTGACCATGACAGGATATAGTACAATTTCTGCTGGCACTACTGGAGATGGTAACGCTGGCAATATTTTGGTGCGAGCAAATGTAGTGGAATTGAGCGGTGATAGCAGAATAGAAGCTTCTAGTTTCTTATTGGAAGAAGTTCCCGGTTTAATGGAAGAAGTTCCCAGAATTGGGAATGGGGGAACTATTAGGATTGAAACGGGACGGTTGCAGCTGAATGATGATTCTTCCATAGCCGCTTTTACTTATTCTTCAGCATCAGGGGGAAGCATTACAGTAGATGCTTCTAAATCTGTACAATTGAGCGGTAACACGCGCTTAACAACAAGTGCCCTCGCTGCTGGTGATGCACGAGACTTGACTGTTAAAACTGGAGAGTTAATTGTCCGAGATGGGGCAGGAATATCCGCTTCTACTTCTGGTACAGGTAATGCAGGGAACTTAACCATCATCGCTGACTTAGTGGAATTGGCTGGAATTAGAGTCAGAGAAGATGGGGAGGTTTTCCCCAGCAGATTGAATGCACTCAGTGAGGGGGATGGCGCGGCTGGTTCATTAAGAATTAATACTGGACGATTAATCGTTAGGGATGGGGCAGGCGTCTCTGCAAGTAATACAGGTTTGGGGAAAGCAGGTAACTTGAACGTGACCGCTGACTCTATAGTGCTTGATAATAATGGCAAACTCGACGCAACAACAGCAGCCGGGAATCAAGGGAATATTAATATAGATTCCCAATCCCTAATATTACGTCGAGGCAGTCAAATTAACACCAACGCTACTGATACTGCAACAGGCGGCAACATCAATATTAATACCAATACCCTCGCTGCACTGGATAATAGCGACATCAGTGCCAATTCTGTCAACGCTCAAGGTGGTACTGTTATTATCAATTCTCAAGCTATTTTTGGCGCACAAGTCCGCACTAGAGATGAATTAATTCGCCTACTCGAAACCGATGTTCCGGCATTGCTCGCTCCCTCCCGTTTGCCTAGCAGCGATATCACCGCTACTGGTAAAGATGCTTCTTTAAGTGGCACGGTGGCGGTTAATACCCCAGATATCAATCCGGGTGCTGGTTTAGTGGAATTATCAGAAAATCTGGTAGATGCGACGGCGCTGGTTACTTCTAGTTGTCGCGCCAGGGGAAACGAACAAAGCCGTTTTACCGTTACGGGAAGGGGCGGTTTGCCACCTACTCCTGATGAAACCATTAGCGATGAAGCAACTTGGATGGATTTAAGACCGATCGCAATCTCTCAATCTACTCAACCAAATCGCTCTAGCACATCTAGTTTACCTAGTTCCCCTCATACTCGGCAAACCCCTGAAATTGTCGAAGCCCAAGGTTGGACAGTAAATGAGAAAGGCCAAATAACATTAGTAGCACAAGCATCTAGAGTGACTGCATTTGCTACAGGATTAGGAACTCATCAATGTTAA
- a CDS encoding M67 family metallopeptidase translates to MIELESHHLLAIRTHAESTYPDECCGIIVGHLSDDGKRVVEIWPMENAWNEETARELPEGGGVTSRESRYAIAPRDMLNAQKQARDRNLDIIGIYHSHPDHPAIPSEMDRAIAWPVYSYIIVSVPQGKAGELRSWCLDDNHQFQPEEVIAFSE, encoded by the coding sequence ATGATCGAACTGGAATCCCATCATTTACTAGCTATTCGCACTCATGCTGAAAGCACTTATCCTGATGAGTGTTGCGGTATCATCGTGGGACATTTAAGTGATGATGGCAAAAGGGTGGTAGAAATTTGGCCAATGGAAAATGCTTGGAATGAAGAGACGGCGAGGGAATTACCGGAGGGGGGAGGGGTAACGAGTCGAGAAAGTCGATATGCGATCGCACCTAGAGATATGCTAAATGCACAGAAGCAAGCACGCGATCGCAATTTGGATATTATTGGCATATATCATTCTCACCCAGATCATCCAGCGATACCTTCCGAGATGGATCGCGCGATCGCATGGCCAGTGTATTCTTATATCATCGTCTCCGTACCCCAAGGAAAAGCTGGCGAATTGCGTAGCTGGTGCCTCGATGACAATCACCAATTTCAGCCAGAGGAAGTTATTGCTTTTTCTGAATAA
- the moeB gene encoding molybdopterin-synthase adenylyltransferase MoeB, translating into MLNPNLDEIQLSKEEYERYSRHLILPEVGLEGQKRLKAASVLCIGTGGLGSPLLLYLAAAGIGKLGIVDFDVVDNSNLQRQVIHGTSWVGKPKIESAKNRILEINPACQVELYNTRISSANALDLIKPYDIVVDGTDNFPTRYLVNDACVLLNKPNVYGSIFRFEGQATVFNYQDGPNYRDLYPEPPPPGMVPSCAEGGVLGILPGIIGVIQATETVKIILGKGTTLSGRLLLFNALEMKFRELKLRPNPVRPVIEKLIDYEQFCGIPQARAEEAKRQMEISEMSVQELKQLLDSGANDFVLLDVRNPNEYEIARIPGSVLVPLPDIEQGEGVEKVKQLLNGHRLIAHCKMGGRSAKALGILKEAGIEGTNVKGGITAWSREVDSSVPEY; encoded by the coding sequence ATGCTCAATCCGAACCTGGATGAAATCCAGTTATCAAAAGAAGAATACGAAAGATACTCCCGCCACCTAATTTTGCCGGAAGTAGGACTGGAAGGGCAAAAACGCCTCAAAGCCGCCAGCGTCCTCTGTATTGGTACTGGTGGGCTCGGTTCCCCGTTGTTGCTGTATCTAGCAGCAGCAGGAATCGGAAAACTCGGCATTGTCGATTTCGATGTGGTAGATAATTCCAACCTGCAACGCCAAGTTATTCACGGCACCTCTTGGGTAGGTAAACCAAAAATCGAATCTGCCAAAAACCGAATTTTGGAAATCAACCCGGCTTGTCAGGTTGAATTGTACAACACTCGCATATCTTCAGCTAACGCACTCGATCTCATTAAACCTTACGATATCGTAGTGGATGGCACCGATAACTTCCCCACTCGATATTTAGTAAACGATGCTTGCGTATTGCTGAATAAGCCAAACGTTTACGGTTCCATCTTCCGCTTTGAAGGACAAGCCACCGTCTTCAACTACCAAGATGGGCCAAATTACCGCGACTTATACCCAGAACCCCCACCACCAGGAATGGTTCCCTCTTGTGCAGAAGGTGGCGTTTTAGGTATTCTCCCCGGAATAATTGGAGTTATTCAAGCCACAGAAACCGTCAAAATAATCCTTGGTAAAGGTACAACCCTTAGCGGAAGATTGCTGCTATTCAACGCATTAGAAATGAAATTCCGGGAATTAAAACTGCGACCAAATCCAGTGCGCCCGGTCATTGAAAAACTGATAGACTACGAACAATTCTGCGGTATTCCCCAAGCAAGGGCAGAGGAGGCGAAACGGCAAATGGAAATCTCCGAAATGTCCGTCCAAGAATTGAAGCAGCTACTTGATAGCGGCGCAAATGATTTCGTACTACTTGATGTTCGCAATCCCAACGAATACGAAATTGCTAGAATTCCCGGTTCTGTTTTAGTGCCATTACCGGATATCGAACAAGGCGAAGGCGTTGAAAAAGTTAAACAATTACTTAATGGTCATCGCTTAATCGCTCATTGTAAAATGGGTGGTCGTTCCGCAAAAGCGTTAGGAATTCTCAAAGAAGCAGGAATTGAAGGTACTAACGTCAAAGGTGGAATTACCGCTTGGAGTCGGGAAGTCGATTCTTCAGTTCCGGAGTATTAA
- a CDS encoding Crp/Fnr family transcriptional regulator has product MTIFPTSLTSSSPLIRRRFAYRSLLPLSQDYLWQIETGAIRTATWLKDGTPITIGLWGSGDIVGKALSKADPYRIECLTDVEATALPLSKLPQLTQSMVLHAQQLGEFLEILHSKPVDAALLRLLIWLSQKFGRETNQGKLIDLRLTHRDIAEIISSSRVTVTRLLNEFEKQGIIQSLGRKFVVTNEQPFWHYEI; this is encoded by the coding sequence ATGACTATTTTCCCAACTTCGCTAACTAGTTCTTCCCCCTTAATACGACGCAGATTTGCATACAGATCCCTCTTACCGCTCAGCCAAGATTACTTATGGCAAATAGAAACAGGCGCTATTCGTACTGCAACCTGGTTAAAAGACGGAACGCCGATCACCATTGGATTGTGGGGATCGGGCGATATCGTTGGCAAAGCACTCTCAAAAGCCGATCCTTATAGAATAGAATGCTTAACTGACGTAGAAGCAACTGCACTACCTCTTAGTAAATTGCCTCAACTTACTCAATCTATGGTTTTGCACGCACAACAATTAGGAGAATTTTTAGAAATATTACACAGCAAACCAGTTGATGCAGCTTTACTGCGCTTACTGATCTGGCTATCCCAGAAATTCGGTCGAGAAACAAACCAAGGTAAACTAATCGATTTGCGTTTAACTCATCGAGACATCGCAGAAATTATCAGTTCTAGTCGAGTAACAGTTACCCGACTGCTCAATGAATTTGAAAAGCAAGGAATTATTCAAAGCTTAGGCCGTAAATTTGTAGTAACTAACGAACAACCTTTCTGGCATTACGAAATTTGA
- a CDS encoding prohibitin family protein, giving the protein MFKFPMAKNKILYSKPSKVAAFLLLMFLLFTPFVIVNAGERGVIMEFGKVQTQILGEGIHTIVPIINTVKKLSVRVQKQEISAEASSKDLQDVFADVALNWHLIPSEVNLVFQQIGDENAVIEKIINPAVEEVLKAVIAQYTAEEIITKRGEVKAGVDDGLTNRLANYHIAVDDISLVHVHFSARFGEAVEAKQVAEQEAKRAEFVALKASKEAQAKINLAKGEAEAQRLIRESLNGEVLLKQAIEKWNGNLPLFLSKDPPKWLDLGKFASPNQPTQ; this is encoded by the coding sequence ATGTTCAAATTTCCAATGGCTAAAAATAAAATACTTTATAGTAAACCTAGTAAGGTAGCGGCATTTTTATTATTAATGTTCCTTTTATTTACGCCATTCGTCATCGTGAATGCGGGAGAACGAGGCGTAATCATGGAATTTGGTAAAGTACAAACGCAAATTCTCGGAGAAGGCATCCATACGATCGTACCGATAATTAATACTGTTAAAAAGTTAAGCGTGCGAGTGCAAAAACAAGAAATTTCAGCAGAAGCTTCTTCCAAAGACCTACAAGATGTTTTTGCTGATGTTGCTCTTAATTGGCATCTAATCCCATCAGAAGTTAATCTAGTTTTTCAACAAATTGGAGATGAAAATGCAGTCATCGAAAAAATTATCAATCCAGCAGTAGAGGAAGTGCTAAAAGCTGTAATCGCTCAATATACGGCAGAGGAAATTATCACTAAACGAGGAGAAGTAAAAGCAGGTGTAGATGATGGGTTAACTAATCGACTAGCCAATTATCACATTGCTGTTGATGATATCTCTCTAGTTCACGTTCATTTTTCAGCGCGATTTGGGGAAGCAGTAGAAGCAAAGCAAGTTGCCGAACAGGAAGCTAAACGCGCTGAGTTTGTTGCATTAAAGGCATCTAAAGAAGCTCAGGCCAAAATAAACTTAGCAAAAGGGGAAGCCGAAGCACAAAGACTGATTCGGGAAAGTTTAAATGGCGAGGTATTGCTTAAGCAAGCTATAGAAAAATGGAATGGAAATTTACCTTTGTTTCTGAGCAAAGACCCTCCGAAATGGTTGGATTTAGGAAAATTCGCTTCACCTAATCAGCCAACTCAATAG
- a CDS encoding Rrf2 family transcriptional regulator, translated as MEPSSKVKYALLALLELASHYERGKLLSIEQVVAEQQIPERYLGQLLIELRRCGIVRSQRGVKGGYLLARAPQQIGLLEVLDCLEGKQYRRESNEKESQTLENIIIQEVWEEATAAAIAVLGRYTLQVLHERRNDRQESNPMYFI; from the coding sequence ATGGAACCGTCTAGTAAGGTGAAATACGCTCTGCTAGCGCTCTTAGAACTAGCTAGCCACTACGAACGAGGAAAACTCTTATCGATCGAACAGGTAGTGGCCGAGCAACAAATCCCAGAGCGCTATTTAGGGCAATTGCTGATCGAATTGCGTCGTTGCGGTATTGTCCGCAGTCAACGAGGAGTAAAAGGTGGTTATTTACTAGCTAGAGCGCCCCAACAGATAGGGCTGCTGGAAGTTCTAGATTGCTTAGAAGGTAAGCAATACCGCCGCGAGTCCAATGAGAAAGAATCCCAAACCTTGGAAAATATCATCATTCAAGAAGTTTGGGAGGAAGCAACAGCAGCCGCGATCGCTGTTTTAGGACGCTATACCTTACAAGTTCTCCATGAGCGAAGAAACGATCGTCAAGAGTCGAATCCCATGTACTTCATTTAG
- the cysK gene encoding cysteine synthase A — protein MRIAGDITELIGRTPLVQLNKIPQSEGCLARIVVKLEGMNPAASVKDRIGASMIEAAEEAGLIHPGKTILVEPTSGNTGIALAMIAAAKGYALILTMPETMSKERQNMLKAYGAKLELTPGSEGMKGAIRRAEQIAAATTNAFMLQQFRNPANPKIHRETTAEEIWADTDGEVDILIAGVGTGGTITGVAEVIKPRKPSFRVVAVEPTSSPVLSGGNPGTHKIQGIGPGFIPEVLRLELIDEVVAIADEEAIYYGRRLAREEGLLSGISTGAAIAAAIKVGKRVSNAGRLIVVVQPSFGERYLSTPLFKDLELIEETAALN, from the coding sequence ATGCGAATCGCCGGTGATATAACCGAACTGATCGGACGGACTCCTTTAGTTCAATTGAATAAAATTCCTCAATCGGAAGGTTGTTTGGCTCGGATTGTCGTCAAGCTAGAAGGAATGAATCCCGCCGCTTCCGTGAAAGACCGCATTGGTGCGAGCATGATCGAGGCGGCGGAAGAAGCTGGACTGATTCACCCGGGAAAAACCATATTAGTCGAACCGACTTCCGGCAATACTGGCATTGCGTTGGCGATGATCGCAGCGGCGAAAGGTTACGCCTTAATTTTGACCATGCCGGAGACGATGAGTAAGGAACGGCAAAATATGTTAAAAGCTTACGGTGCCAAACTAGAATTAACTCCCGGTTCTGAAGGGATGAAAGGAGCGATTCGCCGTGCGGAACAAATTGCTGCCGCGACGACTAATGCGTTTATGCTGCAACAATTTCGCAACCCAGCAAATCCCAAAATTCACCGGGAAACGACTGCGGAGGAAATTTGGGCGGATACGGATGGTGAAGTGGATATTTTAATAGCTGGGGTTGGTACTGGCGGTACGATTACGGGTGTTGCGGAAGTAATCAAGCCACGAAAACCGAGCTTTCGGGTGGTGGCTGTCGAACCAACGAGCAGTCCGGTGCTTTCTGGTGGGAATCCGGGAACGCATAAAATCCAAGGCATTGGCCCTGGATTTATCCCGGAAGTATTGCGATTAGAATTAATTGATGAAGTGGTAGCGATCGCAGATGAAGAGGCAATTTATTACGGTCGCCGACTAGCTAGAGAAGAAGGATTGCTATCGGGAATTTCTACAGGAGCGGCAATTGCGGCGGCAATTAAAGTTGGTAAGCGCGTATCTAATGCGGGGCGCTTGATTGTCGTAGTTCAACCGAGCTTTGGCGAACGCTATCTGAGTACGCCACTATTTAAGGATTTAGAGTTGATCGAGGAGACGGCTGCTCTTAATTAA